A part of Anaerotignum faecicola genomic DNA contains:
- a CDS encoding patatin-like phospholipase family protein — protein MKIGLVLEGGANRGVFTSGVLDYFMEQDLGKAFRYVIGTSAGAGNAMNFISGQHGRSRDTTITKDKRYAYFGLKNIIRTGHLFDMENIYWRVPTEYNLFDFDAYFRNPIEREYTATNCLTGQAEYLTDYGTDRRYLMNIGMASSALPGATPAVVINGIPYADGGVADSISVRRAFARGCDKVVIVETRRREFRMQLSKGTKFLAKRNEKKYPAFAAAMRNRPERYNATLDFIHEMEAAGRVFVIRPEQPEVKRLEKDYQKLSNFYRHGYTQAEKAFPALQAFLAE, from the coding sequence ATGAAAATCGGCTTGGTTCTGGAGGGAGGCGCAAACCGCGGCGTATTTACCTCCGGTGTTTTGGATTATTTTATGGAACAGGATTTGGGAAAGGCGTTTCGGTATGTCATCGGCACCTCCGCCGGCGCAGGCAATGCCATGAATTTTATTTCGGGACAGCATGGGCGCTCCCGTGATACCACGATCACAAAGGATAAGCGATATGCCTATTTTGGCTTGAAAAATATCATTCGGACAGGGCATCTGTTCGATATGGAAAATATCTACTGGAGGGTGCCCACAGAATATAATCTCTTTGATTTCGATGCGTATTTCAGAAACCCCATAGAACGGGAATATACCGCCACAAACTGCCTGACGGGACAGGCGGAATATCTGACGGATTACGGCACAGACCGCCGCTATCTGATGAATATCGGCATGGCATCCTCCGCCCTGCCCGGTGCAACGCCTGCCGTTGTCATCAATGGGATTCCCTACGCAGATGGCGGTGTTGCGGATTCCATTTCTGTCCGCCGTGCCTTCGCAAGGGGCTGTGATAAGGTGGTCATTGTGGAAACCAGAAGAAGGGAATTTCGGATGCAGCTTTCCAAGGGAACAAAATTTCTGGCGAAGCGCAATGAAAAGAAATATCCTGCCTTTGCGGCGGCAATGCGCAATCGCCCCGAACGATATAATGCGACGCTTGATTTCATTCACGAGATGGAAGCGGCAGGCAGGGTCTTTGTCATCCGCCCTGAGCAGCCTGAGGTCAAGCGTTTGGAGAAGGATTATCAGAAGCTGAGTAATTTCTATCGGCATGGTTATACACAGGCGGAAAAGGCGTTTCCTGCCTTGCAGGCGTTTTTAGCGGAATAA
- a CDS encoding rhomboid family intramembrane serine protease has protein sequence MEFWNHLQMQLEHKGFCRVENKKNWYWQEENPVLYLICLLDGAEEGWREENMTFADFAGKMEGSVEEFHCTRVVALSVLVDNQEGTLPVDSVETAFQAYDNRLYRVFWHFSPETGRLSAAQGQPTQLLGVEKLLRAAAAGREPEVLVLRDTKEQKTPVATAVIFVICAALLAWCMLSGQREEILSAYGLSREGILAGEYYRFFTCMFLHAGLLHLASNSIYLYYFGVRAERLLGTGKFLVLYLVSGLCGGVFSVLFSGNAGVSIGASGAIYGLLGAMLLLTKKRGARYTGMNYSTMLLLAATAIGFGFLQEGVDNFAHIGGFLGGIAVFSLLLRKK, from the coding sequence GTGGAATTTTGGAATCACCTGCAAATGCAGCTGGAGCATAAGGGCTTTTGCAGGGTAGAAAATAAAAAGAACTGGTACTGGCAGGAGGAAAACCCTGTTCTGTATCTCATCTGCCTGCTGGATGGGGCAGAGGAAGGCTGGCGCGAGGAAAACATGACCTTTGCCGATTTTGCGGGAAAAATGGAAGGCAGTGTCGAGGAATTTCATTGCACAAGGGTGGTCGCGCTGAGCGTCCTTGTGGATAACCAGGAAGGGACTTTGCCTGTGGATTCTGTGGAAACTGCATTTCAGGCCTATGATAACAGGCTTTATCGTGTTTTTTGGCATTTTTCGCCCGAAACGGGCAGGCTTTCCGCCGCACAGGGACAGCCGACACAGCTTCTTGGTGTGGAGAAGCTTCTGCGCGCGGCGGCGGCAGGCAGGGAGCCGGAGGTTCTCGTTCTCAGGGATACGAAGGAGCAGAAAACGCCTGTTGCAACGGCAGTGATTTTCGTCATCTGTGCGGCGCTTCTGGCGTGGTGCATGCTTTCGGGGCAGAGAGAGGAAATTCTTTCCGCCTATGGTTTGAGCCGAGAGGGGATTCTCGCAGGCGAATATTACCGCTTTTTTACTTGTATGTTCCTCCATGCAGGACTGCTCCATCTGGCATCCAACAGCATTTATTTGTATTATTTTGGCGTGCGGGCGGAACGCCTTCTGGGTACGGGAAAATTTCTGGTGCTGTATCTGGTTTCGGGGCTTTGCGGCGGCGTGTTCAGCGTGCTGTTCAGTGGCAATGCAGGCGTTTCCATCGGCGCATCGGGGGCAATCTATGGTCTGCTTGGCGCAATGCTCCTGCTCACCAAAAAGCGCGGCGCACGGTATACGGGTATGAATTATTCCACCATGCTTCTTCTGGCGGCAACGGCGATTGGGTTCGGCTTTTTGCAGGAGGGCGTGGATAACTTCGCGCATATCGGCGGTTTTCTGGGCGGCATTGCAGTGTTTTCCCTGCTTCTGCGCAAAAAATGA
- a CDS encoding DUF2508 family protein: MQRERLKLEGEEILSTLRRIQLQLECAQSAFEDVTDESLIDSYIYEIIALQKKYEYFLRAAKKMGLTNGVQRRAI; the protein is encoded by the coding sequence ATGCAAAGAGAACGGCTTAAATTGGAAGGAGAGGAAATCCTTTCCACCCTGCGGCGGATTCAATTACAGCTGGAATGTGCCCAAAGTGCGTTCGAGGATGTGACGGATGAGAGCCTCATCGACAGCTATATTTACGAAATCATTGCCTTGCAGAAGAAATATGAATATTTTCTTAGGGCGGCGAAGAAAATGGGGCTGACGAACGGGGTGCAGAGAAGGGCAATTTAA
- a CDS encoding pseudouridine synthase has protein sequence MERIDKIIASQGLYSRSDVKYLVKHKRVAVDGEAVTSSSRKADPEASVITIDGKPLIFKKQVYLMLHKPQGYVSATEDKTQPTVLALVPQAYKGRELFPAGRLDKDTTGLMILTDDGVLAHNILSPRKHVQKVYRVELDIPVTKEMQEGFAAGVALNDGVCKAAKLVILGEKTAEVTLQEGRYHQIKRMFGCFGAKVVSLHRLAMGNLYLPVDLPEGECRELTAEELNRLQMHES, from the coding sequence ATGGAAAGAATTGATAAAATCATAGCATCACAGGGGCTTTATTCCCGCAGTGATGTGAAATATCTGGTGAAGCATAAGCGGGTTGCTGTAGATGGGGAGGCTGTGACCTCCTCCTCTCGGAAGGCAGACCCCGAAGCAAGCGTCATTACCATTGACGGCAAGCCGCTCATTTTCAAAAAGCAGGTTTACCTCATGCTGCATAAGCCGCAGGGCTATGTTTCCGCAACCGAGGATAAAACACAGCCGACCGTTCTCGCGCTTGTGCCACAGGCATATAAGGGCAGAGAGCTTTTCCCTGCCGGCAGATTGGATAAGGACACCACGGGGCTGATGATTCTGACGGATGACGGCGTTCTTGCGCACAATATCCTTTCTCCCCGAAAGCATGTCCAAAAGGTTTACCGTGTGGAGCTGGATATTCCCGTTACAAAGGAAATGCAGGAGGGCTTTGCGGCAGGCGTGGCACTCAATGATGGTGTCTGCAAGGCGGCAAAGCTTGTCATTCTTGGCGAAAAAACCGCCGAGGTAACCCTGCAGGAGGGTCGCTATCACCAGATTAAGCGGATGTTCGGCTGCTTCGGCGCAAAGGTGGTTTCCCTGCACCGTTTGGCGATGGGAAATCTCTATCTGCCTGTGGATTTGCCCGAGGGGGAATGCAGAGAGCTGACCGCAGAGGAGCTGAACCGGCTGCAAATGCACGAATCCTGA
- a CDS encoding uracil-DNA glycosylase, whose product MNHITKLQENLLTAVQTSPYREKTIVFGEGAEAPLLMMIGEAPGGDEEKQGRPFVGKAGKNLSAFLEVVGLKREEIYISNVVKLRPTKESPKTGKAVNRPPSAEEIVFFLPFLQAEIQTIAPKVLVTLGNVPLKAVTGEKKAVIGDYHGRPVALADGRILFALYHPAAVIYNRALQAVYDADLLELKAFLQKEGLL is encoded by the coding sequence ATGAACCATATCACAAAATTGCAGGAAAACCTGCTGACAGCTGTGCAGACCTCGCCCTATCGGGAAAAGACCATCGTCTTTGGTGAGGGTGCCGAAGCCCCTCTGCTGATGATGATTGGCGAAGCCCCCGGCGGTGATGAGGAAAAGCAGGGCCGCCCCTTCGTCGGCAAGGCAGGGAAGAACCTTTCCGCCTTTCTGGAGGTGGTCGGTCTGAAACGAGAGGAGATTTATATTTCCAACGTAGTCAAGCTGCGCCCAACAAAGGAAAGCCCCAAAACGGGCAAGGCGGTGAATCGTCCCCCCTCTGCGGAGGAGATTGTGTTTTTCCTGCCCTTTTTGCAGGCGGAAATCCAAACGATTGCGCCGAAGGTGCTTGTTACACTGGGAAATGTCCCCCTCAAGGCGGTCACAGGGGAGAAAAAAGCCGTCATCGGGGACTATCATGGCAGACCTGTCGCGCTGGCGGACGGACGTATCCTGTTTGCTCTTTATCACCCTGCGGCGGTCATTTATAACCGCGCGTTGCAGGCGGTGTATGATGCGGATTTACTGGAGCTGAAGGCATTTTTGCAGAAGGAGGGCTTACTGTAG
- a CDS encoding arsenate reductase family protein gives MRILFLEYPKCSTCKKAKAWLTENGVAFDDRHIVEDNPTAEELKAWWEKSGLPLKKFFNTSGLVYKEQNLKERLPDMSEEEQLALLATNGMLVKRPLVIGEDFVLIGFKEAEWERLK, from the coding sequence ATGCGTATTTTGTTTTTAGAATACCCCAAATGCAGCACCTGCAAAAAGGCGAAGGCATGGCTTACGGAAAACGGCGTTGCCTTTGATGACAGACACATCGTAGAGGACAACCCTACAGCCGAGGAATTAAAGGCATGGTGGGAGAAAAGCGGACTGCCGCTCAAAAAATTTTTCAATACAAGCGGTCTGGTTTATAAGGAGCAGAACCTCAAGGAAAGGCTGCCCGATATGAGTGAGGAGGAACAGCTTGCCCTGCTGGCAACAAACGGGATGCTGGTAAAACGCCCACTGGTGATTGGGGAGGATTTTGTACTGATTGGATTCAAAGAGGCGGAATGGGAACGGCTGAAATAA
- a CDS encoding pro-sigmaK processing inhibitor BofA family protein, producing MANYTPGEAIMFCAIFVCLFALALLALARPLRMLCKCGISAVLGAFLLFLGKSLGAAVGINAATLAVSAFLGLPGVAGIFLLSFFL from the coding sequence ATGGCGAATTACACACCGGGGGAAGCAATCATGTTCTGTGCAATTTTTGTTTGTCTGTTTGCGCTTGCACTTCTTGCGCTGGCAAGACCTCTGCGGATGCTGTGCAAATGCGGTATTTCTGCCGTTTTGGGCGCGTTTTTGCTCTTTCTGGGCAAAAGCCTTGGCGCGGCGGTGGGTATCAATGCCGCAACGCTTGCGGTTTCCGCATTTCTGGGGCTGCCCGGCGTGGCAGGTATTTTTCTGCTGAGTTTTTTCTTGTAG
- a CDS encoding 2-hydroxyacid dehydrogenase produces the protein MKIVIIEPLGITPEKLAEATAAVKARGHEIVAYDTKEEDQDKLAERGKDADIIIIANQPFRKNVIEKCKNLKLLSVAFTGVDHIDVDFCKEKGICVCNAAGYSTNAVAELAFGLAISVLRNIPACDAVCRKEGTKAGLVGGELFGKTFGVVGTGAIGSKVAKIAQAFGCKVVAYSRTVKPEMQGAGIEYLSLEEVLKVSDIVSLHVPLNDKTKGLIGEKEIALMKKNAILLNTARGPVVDSEALAKALNEERIAGAGIDVFEMEPPVPAEHPLLHSKHTVVTPHVAFASHEALFTRAQIVSENILKWEDGKPQNVIC, from the coding sequence ATGAAAATCGTTATTATCGAACCCTTGGGTATCACACCCGAAAAGCTGGCAGAAGCAACCGCGGCAGTGAAGGCAAGAGGTCATGAAATTGTGGCGTATGACACAAAGGAGGAGGATCAGGATAAGCTGGCAGAACGCGGCAAGGATGCCGATATCATTATCATCGCAAATCAGCCCTTCCGTAAAAATGTTATCGAAAAATGCAAGAATCTGAAGCTGCTTTCCGTTGCATTCACAGGTGTAGACCATATTGACGTGGATTTCTGCAAGGAAAAAGGCATCTGCGTCTGCAATGCGGCAGGCTATTCCACAAATGCCGTTGCAGAATTGGCATTCGGTCTGGCAATCTCCGTTTTGAGAAATATCCCTGCGTGTGATGCGGTTTGCCGTAAGGAAGGCACAAAGGCAGGTCTGGTTGGCGGCGAGCTGTTCGGTAAAACCTTCGGTGTTGTCGGCACAGGTGCCATCGGCAGCAAGGTTGCAAAAATTGCACAGGCTTTCGGCTGCAAGGTTGTTGCGTACAGCAGAACCGTAAAGCCTGAGATGCAGGGTGCAGGCATCGAATATCTGTCTCTGGAGGAGGTGCTGAAGGTGAGCGATATCGTTTCCCTGCATGTGCCTTTGAATGATAAAACAAAGGGTCTGATTGGTGAAAAGGAAATCGCGCTGATGAAGAAAAACGCAATCCTGCTGAATACTGCGCGCGGCCCTGTTGTGGACAGCGAAGCACTGGCAAAGGCTTTGAATGAAGAAAGGATTGCAGGCGCAGGCATTGATGTATTTGAAATGGAACCTCCCGTTCCTGCGGAGCATCCTCTGCTGCACAGCAAGCACACTGTGGTAACCCCTCACGTTGCATTCGCGTCTCATGAAGCGCTGTTTACCAGAGCACAGATTGTGAGCGAAAACATCCTGAAATGGGAGGATGGCAAGCCCCAGAATGTAATCTGCTAA